The proteins below come from a single Aptenodytes patagonicus chromosome 2, bAptPat1.pri.cur, whole genome shotgun sequence genomic window:
- the FIGNL1 gene encoding fidgetin-like protein 1: MEAPTHSTVHLSDWQKSYFAITSGTCAPGQKADEYRAKILRIQYAWANSEISQVCAANLFKKYAEKYSAIIDSDNIETGLNNYAENILTLAKCQQNDSDKWQSALTTDNVFELKCVQERMQAGKNFQSSQMAPTDACVLADKGVSASAAPGLPKLSIFSSAGETELCAGSAKCTSQGPDLLEHPLSSKSLQSSVPPVTTTSETLPASSASLNEQVHIGFQATPLFGSKEATSGSSLRMSSNCRDGQHLSPSNQSAIPAWSASSGKRKAFYGLADEGSTVIPSLAPCQASISTETGSFSGNRNRNEESSVPGFRTAKEQLWVDQQKKSQNLPQRAPVSSYGGVKKSLGAGRSRGPFGKFVPPVPKQDGNENGGAQCKPHARGPTDPSLPMDERLKNIEPKMVELIMHEIMDHGPPVSWDDIAGVEFAKATIKEIVVWPMLRPDIFTGLRGPPKGILLFGPPGTGKTLIGKCIACQSGATFFSISASSLTSKWVGEGEKMVRALFAVARCQQPAVIFIDEIDSLLSQRGDGEHESSRRIKTEFLVQLDGATTSSEDRILVVGATNRPQEIDEAARRRLVKRLYIPLPEASARKQIVTRLMSKEHCSLNEEEIELIVKKSNGFSGADMTQLCREASLGPIRSLQSMDIATIMPDQVRPIAFLDFESAFRTVRPSVSSKDLELYETWNQTFGCGR; encoded by the coding sequence ATGGAAGCCCCCACCCACAGCACTGTGCACCTGAGCGACTGGCAGAAAAGTTACTTTGCTATTACCTCTGGCACCTGCGCACCTGGACAGAAGGCAGATGAATACCGTGCCAAAATCCTGCGTATTCAGTATGCATGGGCAAACTCCGAGATCTCTCAGGTCTGTGCTGCCAACCTGTTTAAAAAATACGCAGAGAAATACTCTGCAATTATTGACTCTGACAACATAGAGACTGGCTTGAATAACTACGCTGAAAACATTTTGACTTTGGCAAAGTGTCAGCAAAATGACAGTGACAAGTGGCAATCTGCCTTGACAACAGATAATGTATTTGAATTAAAGTGTGTGCAAGAGAGGATGCAGGCTGGCAAAAATTTCCAAAGCTCTCAGATGGCACCAACAGATGCCTGTGTGCTAGCTGATAAAGGGGTCAGTGCCTCCGCCGCTCCAGGTCTTCCTAAACTCAGTATCTTCAGCAGTGCCGGAGAGACTGAGCTCTGTGCTGGCTCAGCAAAATGCACGAGTCAGGGACCAGATCTCCTTGAGCATCCCTTGTCTTCAAAGTCTCTTCAAAGCAGTGTGCCTCCTGTGACCACAACTTCGGAAACGCTTCCTGCCTCTTCAGCCTCCTTAAACGAACAGGTTCATATAGGTTTCCAGGCCACTCCACTGTTTGGAAGTAAAGAAGCGACAAGTGGTAGTTCTCTGAGAATGTCGAGTAACTGTCGTGATGGACAACATTTGTCTCCTTCCAATCAGTCAGCTATACCTGCATGGTCCGCAagttctggaaaaagaaaagcgTTTTATGGTCTGGCTGATGAAGGCAGCACTGTGATTCCTAGCCTTGCTCCGTGCCAGGCTTCCATTAGTACAGAAACCGGTAGTTTTTCAGGgaatagaaacagaaatgaagagaGCAGTGTTCCTGGTTTTAGAACTGCAAAAGAACAGCTGTGGGTGGATCAGCAAAAGAAATCTCAAAACCTACCCCAACGTGCACCAGTCTCATCATACGGAGGTGTAAAAAAATCGCTGGGTGCAGGCAGATCTCGGGGTCCATTTGGCAAGTTTGTTCCTCCAGTTCCAAAACAAGATGGAAATGAAAACGGAGGAGCACAGTGTAAACCTCATGCAAGAGGACCGACAGATCCATCGCTGCCTATGGATGAACGACTGAAAAACATAGAACCAAAAATGGTCGAACTCATTATGCACGAGATCATGGACCACGGGCCTCCTGTCAGCTGGGATGACATTGCCGGAGTTGAATTTGCTAAAGCTACCATAAAAGAAATAGTAGTCTGGCCTATGCTGAGGCCAGACATCTTCACTGGGTTACGTGGTCCTCCTAAAGGAATTCTTCTCTTTGGCCCCCCTGGGACTGGCAAGACTCTTATAGGCAAGTGCATCGCGTGCCAGTCTGGAGCGACTTTTTTTAGCATCAGTGCCTCTTCTCTGACTTCCAAGTGGGTAGGCGAGGGGGAAAAGATGGTCCGTGCGCTGTTTGCTGTGGCGCGATGTCAACAGCCGGCAGTGATTTTCATCGATGAAATTGATTCTCTATTGTCTCAGCGTGGAGATGGGGAGCATGAGTCGTCGAGAAGaataaaaactgaatttctgGTCCAGTTAGATGGGGCAACAACCTCCTCTGAAGATCGTATTCTCGTGGTTGGAGCAACAAATCGACCCCAAGAAATCGATGAAGCTGCCCGGAGGAGACTAGTGAAGAGACTGTACATTCCTCTTCCAGAAGCCTCAGCTAGGAAGCAGATTGTTACCCGTCTAATGTCTAAGGAGCACTGCTCTCTAAATGAAGAGGAAATCGAACTGATAGTTAAGAAATCGAACGGATTTTCTGGGGCAGACATGACGCAGCTCTGTCGAGAAGCTTCTCTGGGCCCTATCCGCAGCCTCCAGTCCATGGACATCGCAACCATCATGCCAGACCAAGTACGGCCTATTGCTTTCCTGGACTTCGAGAGCGCCTTCAGAACTGTGCGGCCCAGCGTCTCCTCGAAGGACCTAGAGCTGTATGAAACCTGGAACCAGACATTTGGCTGCGGTAGATAA